Proteins from a genomic interval of Methanofastidiosum sp.:
- the tuf gene encoding translation elongation factor EF-1 subunit alpha — MATQKPHLNVAFIGHVDHGKSTSVGQLLVMHGDIRADLIKKFEEMGEKGKTFKFAWVMDNLKEERERGVTIDLSHKKFETDSKYITIVDCPGHRDFVKNMITGASQADAAVLVVAVNDGIMPQTQEHVFLSRTLGIQQIAVLVNKMDTVNYSQEKFNAIKAEVEKLIKTVGFKVEETKFIPGSAFNGDNIAGKSDKTPWYTGPSLLEAVDSFKEPDKPTDKPLRLPIQDVYTITGVGTVPVGRVETGIMKKGDTVLFEPATTVFGKPISGEVKTIEMHHETLDQALPGDNVGFNVRGVGKNDIKRGDVLGHPNNPPRVVTLNDSFKAQIVVLRHPTAITAGYTPVFHCHTAQVACTFEKLLAELDPKTGNVKTENPDFLKSGSAAIVQIKPTKPMVIEEIKVIPQLGRFAVRDMGATVAAGMVQSITKA; from the coding sequence ATGGCAACTCAAAAACCACATTTAAATGTAGCCTTTATCGGCCATGTCGATCACGGAAAATCTACGTCCGTAGGTCAATTACTAGTTATGCACGGTGATATCAGAGCAGATCTCATTAAAAAGTTCGAGGAAATGGGAGAAAAAGGTAAGACGTTTAAGTTTGCTTGGGTAATGGATAATCTAAAGGAAGAGAGAGAAAGAGGAGTTACAATAGATCTTTCTCACAAAAAGTTTGAAACTGATTCAAAATACATTACAATCGTGGACTGTCCAGGTCACAGAGATTTCGTTAAAAACATGATTACTGGAGCTTCACAAGCAGATGCCGCAGTTCTAGTAGTTGCAGTAAATGATGGTATCATGCCACAGACACAGGAGCACGTTTTCTTGTCTAGAACACTTGGTATCCAACAAATAGCTGTATTGGTAAACAAGATGGACACAGTAAACTACTCGCAGGAGAAGTTTAACGCCATTAAGGCAGAAGTAGAGAAGTTAATTAAGACAGTTGGATTCAAAGTTGAAGAAACAAAGTTTATCCCTGGTTCAGCATTTAACGGAGACAACATAGCAGGTAAATCTGACAAGACACCATGGTACACAGGACCGTCATTATTAGAAGCCGTAGACTCTTTCAAAGAACCAGATAAACCAACAGACAAGCCACTTAGACTTCCAATTCAGGATGTTTACACAATCACTGGTGTAGGAACAGTACCTGTTGGAAGAGTAGAAACTGGAATAATGAAGAAGGGAGATACAGTATTATTCGAGCCAGCTACAACAGTATTTGGAAAGCCAATTTCTGGTGAAGTAAAGACAATCGAAATGCACCACGAAACACTAGATCAGGCACTACCAGGAGACAACGTTGGATTCAACGTTAGAGGTGTTGGAAAGAACGATATTAAGAGGGGAGATGTTCTAGGACATCCAAACAACCCACCAAGAGTAGTAACATTGAACGACTCTTTCAAAGCACAGATAGTAGTTCTAAGACACCCAACAGCCATAACCGCTGGATACACACCAGTATTCCACTGCCACACAGCACAGGTAGCATGCACATTTGAGAAACTACTTGCAGAGCTTGATCCAAAGACCGGTAACGTAAAGACTGAAAATCCTGACTTCCTAAAGAGCGGTAGCGCTGCCATTGTCCAGATAAAGCCAACAAAACCCATGGTTATTGAGGAAATAAAAGTAATACCTCAGTTGGGTAGGTTTGCCGTAAGGGATATGGGAGCAACAGTTGCCGCTGGAATGGTCCAGTCTATAACTAAGGCATAA